In one Cervus canadensis isolate Bull #8, Minnesota chromosome 22, ASM1932006v1, whole genome shotgun sequence genomic region, the following are encoded:
- the FEZF2 gene encoding fez family zinc finger protein 2 → MASSASLETMVPPACPRAGASPATSKTLAFSIERIMAKTSEPRAPFEPRPGALEAEGGQGKKLLNLCSPLPCMIPLQPLGYEMPSKTLLSYSELWKSSLRAGGSGGGGGGGGGGGGGGAPVCGASGLCKTNCGVCCKAELGLVPSALPAGRVIKPQVINQAVGLPASGSLYYFNYLDSATYPPSELLGGHLFPSGLLNTQAPAALAAHPKLFLLENAKLAGLTADKFAHPAAYAHKERLPAPLEQVLKENSALTAERGGVKGHSKLPGGSADGKPKNFTCEVCGKVFNAHYNLTRHMPVHTGARPFVCKVCGKGFRQASTLCRHKIIHTQEKPHKCNQCGKAFNRSSTLNTHIRIHAGYKPFVCEFCGKGFHQKGNYKNHKLTHSGEKQYKCTICNKAFHQVYNLTFHMHTHNDKKPFTCATCGKGFCRNFDLKKHVRKLHDSVGPAAPSTKDLTRTVQS, encoded by the exons ATGGCAAGCTCGGCTTCCCTGGAGACCATGGTGCCCCCGGCCTGCCCGCGCGCTGGAGCGTCGCCGGCCACTTCCAAGACTCTGGCCTTTTCCATCGAGCGCATCATGGCCAAGACGTCGGAGCCCCGCGCGCCCTTTGAGCCCCGGCCGGGGGCACTGGAGGCGGAGGGCGGCCAGGGCAAGAAATTGCTCAACCTCTGCTCGCCGCTGCCCTGTATGATCCCCCTCCAGCCCCTAGGCTACGAGATGCCGTCCAAGACGCTGCTCAGTTACTCTGAGCTCTGGAAAAGCAGCCTCCGGGcgggcggcagcggcggcggcggcggaggaggaggtggaggcggCGGTGGGGGGGCCCCGGTGTGCGGCGCCAGCGGCTTGTGCAAAACCAACTGTGGCGTGTGCTGCAAGGCCGAGCTGGGCCTGGTACCGTCGGCGCTGCCCGCGGGCAGGGTCATCAAGCCGCAGGTCATCAACCAGGCGGTGGGGCTTCCGGCCAGCGGCTCGCTCTACTACTTCAACTACCTGGACTCCGCCACGTACCCGCCGTCTGAGCTCCTCGGCGGTCACCTCTTCCCGTCCGGTCTCCTCAACACACAGGCCCCCGCGGCCCTGGCTGCGCACCCCAAACTCTTTTTGCTGGAGAACGCCAAGTTGGCCGGCCTGACCGCGGACAAGTTTGCCCATCCAGCCGCCTACGCCCATAAGGAGCGCTTGCCTGCGCCGCTGGAGCAGGTGCTGAAGGAGAACTCGGCCCTGACTGCCGAGCGCGGCGGCGTCAAGGGCCACAGCAAGCTGCCTGGGGGCTCAGCGGACGGCAAGCCTAAAAACTTCACCTGTGAGGTGTGCGGAAAG GTATTTAACGCTCACTATAACCTCACCCGCCACATGCCAGTCCACACCGGAGCCAGACCGTTCGTGTGCAAAGTCTGTGGCAAAGGCTTCCGCCAGGCCAGCACGCTCTGCAGACACAAAATTATCCACACCCAG GAAAAGCCGCATAAATGCAACCAGTGCGGCAAAGCCTTCAACCGCAGCTCCACGCTCAACACACACATTCGCATCCACGCGGGCTACAAGCCCTTCGTCTGTGAATTTTGCGGCAAAGGCTTTCACCAAAAAG GGAACTACAAGAATCACAAGCTGACCCACAGCGGCGAGAAGCAGTACAAATGTACCATTTGCAACAAGGCCTTCCACCAGGTCTACAACCTGACCTTCCACATGCACACCCACAACGACAAGAAGCCTTTCACGTGCGCCACTTGCGGCAAAGGGTTTTGCAGAAACTTTGACTTAAAGAAACACGTGCGCAAACTCCACGACAGCGTGGGCCCCGCCGCCCCCTCCACAAAGGACCTGACTCGGACAGTGCAGAGCTGA